A part of candidate division WOR-3 bacterium genomic DNA contains:
- a CDS encoding JAB domain-containing protein, producing the protein TKRLFEAGRVLGIRLVDHIIIAQDRYYSFRTHGLL; encoded by the coding sequence TGACTAAAAGGCTTTTTGAGGCGGGAAGGGTTTTAGGTATCAGGCTCGTTGACCACATCATTATCGCGCAGGATAGATATTACAGTTTTCGCACCCATGGGC